A single Hippopotamus amphibius kiboko isolate mHipAmp2 chromosome 5, mHipAmp2.hap2, whole genome shotgun sequence DNA region contains:
- the KLLN gene encoding LOW QUALITY PROTEIN: killin (The sequence of the model RefSeq protein was modified relative to this genomic sequence to represent the inferred CDS: deleted 1 base in 1 codon), translated as MLQTRGAEKHGSVGSCSPCEWASRGDLGGFKRRWRDTQATVGTTFRRRSRVFLVGELSKFPLPSDSSRGKCFASFAPGAPARYGQRDPRASRVSAEEQAQTSLPPQRCRDWRPRNWLHKHPRPSTCPRLPSPWLPPLILADLGARVPKLVTPSACYPQSKLGDGERRLRALDPLALCLPSRGRKGWAPGVCRIFLASALPLRAKLSGAVLAA; from the exons ATGCTGCAGACCCGAGGTGCAGAGAAGCATGGGTCTGTAGGAAGCTGCAGCCCCTGCGAGTGGGCG AGCCGAGGAGACCTAGGAGGGTTCAAAAGGAGGTGGAGGGATACACAGGCCACGGTCGGAACTACTTTCAGGAGGAGGTCACGTGTGTTCCTAGTTGGGGAACTTTCCAAATTCCCACTCCCATCTGATAGCTCTAGGGGCAAGTGCTTCGCTTCCTTTGCCCCGGGTGCTCCCGCCCGGTACGGGCAGCGGGACCCCAGAGCCTCCCGGGTCTCGGCGGAAGAACAGGCTCAGACGAGCCTCCCTCCGCAGCGCTGTCGGGACTGGCGCCCAAGGAACTGGTTACACAAGCACCCACGTCCAAGCACGTGCCCCCGCCTCCCCTCACCTTGGCTGCCGCCGCTGATTCTTGCAGATCTCGGAGCGAGAGTTCCCAAGCTGGTCACACCCTCTGCCTGTTACCCACAGAGCAAGCTAGGGGACGGAGAACGGAGACTCCGAGCTCTGGATCCGCTAGCACTATGCCTTCCCAGCCGTGGGAGAAAGGGCTGGGCCCCGGGGGTCTGCCGCATCTTCCTCGCTAGTGCCCTGCCCCTCAGGGCGAAACTTTCTGGTGCTGTACTCGCGGCGTAA